DNA from Pseudomonas mendocina:
GGTTACCGGCTTGGCCCAGCTCTGATGGGCGAGCTTGTCCTTAGGGTCGATGCCACGCGGTATCTTGCTGCCGCCCAGCAGCTGGTAGCCGGGCACCGAGGTCTGCTCGCGCTGCTGATATTCCACATCTAGCTGCAGCAGGGCATTGGGGCTGATGTTCCAGTCGAATGCCAGGGAGAGGAAGTCGCGCTTGCCATCGGAATGATCGACGTAGGAGCGAATGTCCTCGTGGGCCAGGTTGGCGCGCAGGCCGAACTGCCGCTCGCTGCCGAACCAGCCGCCGACGTCGGTGGCGATATAGCGCTCGCCCTGCTCGTTGGTGGAGACCGTCACCGAGCGCACATCATCAGGGCGTTTGGTCACGTAGTTGACCAGCCCACCAGGCTCGGAAACCCCGCTCTGCAGGCCGGCCAGGCCTTTGAGCAGCTCGACCTGCTGCTTGTTCTCCAGCGCCACGTTCTGCTCGCCGGTGATGGTGCGGCCATTGATCTTGTAGCTGCTCGCGGCATTGAGTGAGAAACCACGAACCACGAAGTTCTCGTAGTAGCCGACGGGTGCGTAGCTGTCGCCTACCGAGGCGTCATTCTTCAGCACCTCGCTGAGCAGCTTGGCCTGCTGGTCTTCCAGCATCTGCTGAGTGACCACCGAGATCGAGGCGGGCGTATCGCGCAGCGGCGCGTCATCGCCGCCGACGGCGGCGTGCTTGGCCTGGTAACTATCGGCTCGCTCGCCCGTGACAGTGACGGCATCGAGCTGGGTAGCCTCATTGGCCCAGACCAGCGAAGGACTCAGCGCCAGGGCCAGCAGGCTGAAGGTGAAACGGTTGCGGTACTGCATGAGCGAACTCCTTGATGGCTACATGCGCCAGGGCGGCCGGACATGGGGCGACCGCACCTGTGCTGGACGAGCCTGCGACTAAAAGGCTAATTGGCCAGAGGCCTCAGGCCGGAGCTGCTCCGGTGGTCATTGGTAAACAGTGGTCGGCAGCCCATTCCTGCAACGAACCGTCATAGATCGCGACCGGCACACGCCCCAACAGGGTCAGCGCCAATGCGGTGGCGGCGGCAGAAATGCCCCCACCGCAATACAGAATCAGTGGCCGCGGATCGTCCAGCAGCACAGCCCCCAATACCTCGGCCAATTGCGCTGGCGGCAGGTACCGGCCGCCTGCATCGAACAGACTGCGGGCCGGCCGGCATAGGCTGCCGGGGATATGCCCGCGGCGGGCATAGCGCGTCACCGCCTGGCCGTCGAACAACGCCTGCGACAGCGCACAGACCAGCAGGCCCGGCGCCCTGCCCTCGACCACGGCAAGCACCTGTTCGCGGTCGACCCATAAGTGACTATCGAGCTGCAGCTCGGGCACTGGCGACGAAGGCAGCGGCGCCACGTCTCCACTTTCGACGGGCAGCCCGGCGGCCAGCCAGGCCTTGAGGCCGCCATCGAGCACGCGCGCGGTGATACCCAGGCTGCGCAGCAGCCACCACAGGCGTGCGGCCCAGAATCCATCGTGACGGTCATAGACCACGACATGCTGCGCACCGAACAGGCCCAGGCAAGCCAGGGACGGCCCCAGCCGTTCAGGTGCAGCCAGCGCGAAGCTGAACGCAGCCTCCGGGTCGCTCAGCTCGTCCAGCAGATCGGCGTGGCGTGACGCCGGCAGATGCTGGGCGAGCCAGGGCCGATAGCCACTCTCGACGCGGTAATCGCCATCGTGTCGGGCGGCATGCAGCTCGACGCTGGCGTCGAGGATCAACAGCCCCTGGCTGCCGAGAAGCCCGGCCAGTTCTGCTGCGCTGATAAGGGGATGAGCCATGCCGCCTCCTACGCGCGTTGCCGGGCCAGCGCCCGCAGGTGATCGAGCAGGCGCACGCCTTCGGCGCGGCGGAACCACTCGGTATGGCCGATCAGAAACGCGTGGTAGGCGACATCGGCGCTGGCACGCGAGCCGACGATGCCGTGGAAGTAGGCGATCTCGCTCAGGGCGAAATCCACATGCAGCACCGGCAACAAGGCGACCAGGGTGAGCAGGTCGTCGCGGCTCAGCGGGCGCACGCTGGCGTAGCCTGCCAGCAGGGCATCCACGCCATCGAGATCGGCGGCGGCACGACCGCCATGGTCGAGTTCCAGCCAGGGCACACAGTTGCGCTCCAATGCCGTGGCCAGGTCGAACAGCGCGAAGGTACGATCGCTGAGACCGAAGTCGAGCACGCTGGCCACCTCGGCCGTGGCGCTGTCGTCGCGCCACAACAGGTTGGAAGCGTGCCAGTCGTTGTGCGTCCACAGCGCCTGTTGCTGCGCCAGGCGCGGCAGCAATTCGCGATGGAACGGCAGATGCAATTCCTGCAGGGTGCGCTGCCAGTCCTGCGCCGCCAGGTAATCGGCCAGCGCCGGTTGCGCGCGCACCGCCCCGCTGATGGCGGCCAGCGGATCGTGCTGGGCGAACAGGTGCAGGTTGGCCAGCAGCACGGGCGTGGCGCGCCGCGGCACCTCGAATCCCTCGGCTGCGCGGTGCAGAGCGGCCAGCGCCTGGCCGGCAGAGTGCGCGTGGCCGGTGCTGAGAAATGGCGTCCAGGACAGGGCGTCGCGGTAGAGGTCGTGGCCAGGCGCTGCCGGTAGCACCTCATAAGTCCAGTCACCAAGTGTCAGGACGGTCGAACCGGTGCTGCCGCGCAGCGGCTTCACCACCGATGCACCGCGCTCAGCCAGGTGCTCGACGAAGCGATGCTCTTCCAGCAACCAGCTGGCCTCACGCACCCGCCGATGATGGCGCTTGATAAAGAATGCGCCCTGCGCGCAAACGACCCGCGCCGCGGCTGCGAAAGGTCGCGGGCTGTGCCAGTCGATGGACGATGCGCCCAACAGTTGCGGGAAGTACGCGAGCACCTGTTCGACATCCGCCTGCTGCAACGCTGGCCAATCGCTGCTCACCGGCTCCAGCCCGAGGCCATGGCCGATATGGGCGGCAGCGCTCATGGCCGCGCCCCGGACAGGTAAGCGTTGCTGGTCGCGCCGCGCCAGGCTTCGCCGTCGTCGAGCACACCGTGCTCGTGCAGCCAGCGGGCATAAGGGGCGATCAGCGCTTCGCGTTGCTCGCCCCAGCGGCCTTCGTGCAACCAGCTCGGGGCGATGGTACGCAGCGAGTTGCTGAGCAGTTCGCTGGGAAAATACGGCGTGCTGGCCTCATAGGCTTGCAGCGCACTTTGCGGGTCGGCCGCGGCAGCGAGGAAGCCGCGCTCGGTCACCGCGAGAAAATCCCGTACCTGCTGCGGGTTGTTGTCCACCCAGTGCTGGTGCGCACCCAGCAGGTAGCTGTGGTAGGCCGGCGCTCCGATTTCGTCGACCGGCCAGACCACCCGGCGCTCGGCGGCAATGGGGCTGTCCATCAAGGCTTCCCAGGCCCAGTAGCCGCCGAAGCTGGCATCGGCGATACCACTGGCCAGCTGCTCGGGGCGCAGTTCGCGCACGCCGCTGTCGACCAGGATCACCGCGTCAGGGTCGCCGCCATCCGCCGCGATCAGGTGGCGCACCATGGCCAGGCCGCGCGGCGTCGGATTGAGCGCCAGGCGCTTGCCTTGCAAGTCACGCGGCCGGTGGATATTGAAGTCGGTGAGGGTCTGGATCGACTCAAGGCCGCGATGATTGATCGCCGCCACGCCGATCAGCGGCTGCCCCTTGGCACGCCGCACCAACAGGCGGTTGCTGGGAAATACGGCGAACTGCACATCACCTCGCAGGAGGTGTTCGAGGCTGTCGCCGTGAAAGGGATCGGGCACACGAAGGTGAAGCTCGATCCCCGCCTCCTCATACCAGCCACGCTCGCGCGCCAGGTAAAAACCAGCCGAATTGGGCCAAGGGTGGAAGTACTCCAGGACAACCCGTACCGCGCTCATCGAATGCTCCAGTCAACAGGTGAAACTGGACGCGATTAGACGAGACGACTCCTGGTATATACCAATATCCTTTCCGGATATTGTTATTCCAAATGAAAATATTCAGAGCGACTCTAAGCTCGATTAGAAGTAACGAGCATGAAGGACAAAGAGTGGCGCTGTAAGTGCGCCACGTGCCTTGACAGCCGCCCTGAAGGGCGCGAGCACAACGCATCCAGCTGTCACAGGCGTTCAGCGCACCGGCAGGGTAGTAGCCGTCGATGATCCCTCAGCAGTAAAGCTACCTGCCGTATTGGCCCCTGCCAGCCGGAGCATGTGCCCAGGCTCATGCCTGCGCCGCAACCTGCACGACAGACGCGAAGCCCTCTTCCACATGAGGTGGCTCCAACAGGGTGAAGACACTGCGCAACGCGACCTCCGGTACCACCTTGTCCGGTGTGCGCAAGGCGTTGCGGGCAAGTGCCTGCTCCAGGCTCGCCTGGACGAATACGGCGATCACCGACACGCCCTTCGCCTGGGCCATCGCCAGCAGGCGCTGGCGGTGCTGTCGGGCCGGCAATGCCGCATCGAAGAACACCGCGTCGTGCTCCAGTTCACCAATATGGCGGGCGATCCAGCTCGACTTGCCCGCACCCTGTACGCCCATTACCAGGTAGAGCGTGCTGGCAGCCGTCAACAGCGTGTCGATTGCCGCATAGGCCTGCTCCCAGGCCTGGCGGTTGCGCTCGGTGGTAAACACCCGCCCTTCAGGCGTTTCCAGATAGTCGTCGGGATTGACCACGCGCCTCATCGCAACGGTCGGCCGGAAACGAAGTGCGTCGGGTCGTTGTAGCCCGGTGTGGAGGCATGCCCCGGCGTCACCAGCGAGTCGACGAAGGCTTCGTCCTCGGCGGTGATGCGAACGTCCAGCGCCTTGATGTAGGTGGCCCAATGTGCCTCGGTGCGCGGCCCGACGATGGCCGAGGGAACCGCTGCGTTGTTCAGCACCCAGGCGATGGCGAACTCCACCACGCCGACACCACGCTGCTCGGCGTACTGCTTGACCTGCTGGGCGATCTGCAGCGACTCGTCACGCCACTCGGTCTCGAGAATGCGCTTGTCATTGCGCCCTGCCCGGCTGTCGCCGTCTGGGGTCACGCCCGGCTGGTACTTGCCGCTGAGTACACCACGCGCCAGCGGGCTGTAGGGCACCACGCCGAGGCCGTGGAAGGCGGCGGCGGTGATCTGCTCAACCTCGGCCTGGCGGTTGACCAGGTTGTACAGCGGCTGGCTGACGATGGGTTTGGCCACGCCCAGTCGCTCGGCGACGTTGGCGATCTCGGCGATGCGCCACCCCCTGTAGTTGGATACGCCCCAGTAGCGGATCTTGCCCTGGCGCAGCAAGTCGCCGATGGCCGACACGCTTTCCTCCAGCGGGGTTAGCTGATCCTCGCGGTGCAGGTAGTAGATGTCCAGGTAATCGGTGCCCAGGCGGCGCAGGCTGGCATCGATGGAGCGCAGGATGTGCTTGCGGCTCAGGCCATTGCGGTTGGCGCGGCCATCGGCCTGCCCCATGCCGACCTTGGAGGCCAGCACCCAGTCGTCGCGGCGGGCAGCAATGGCCTGGCCGACGATCTCCTCGGAGCGCCCGGCGTTGTAGACGTCGGCGGTGTCGATGAAGTTGATGCCCTGATCGAAGGCGGTATCGATGATCCGCCG
Protein-coding regions in this window:
- a CDS encoding AAA family ATPase; its protein translation is MVNPDDYLETPEGRVFTTERNRQAWEQAYAAIDTLLTAASTLYLVMGVQGAGKSSWIARHIGELEHDAVFFDAALPARQHRQRLLAMAQAKGVSVIAVFVQASLEQALARNALRTPDKVVPEVALRSVFTLLEPPHVEEGFASVVQVAAQA
- a CDS encoding phosphotransferase enzyme family protein, which encodes MSAAAHIGHGLGLEPVSSDWPALQQADVEQVLAYFPQLLGASSIDWHSPRPFAAAARVVCAQGAFFIKRHHRRVREASWLLEEHRFVEHLAERGASVVKPLRGSTGSTVLTLGDWTYEVLPAAPGHDLYRDALSWTPFLSTGHAHSAGQALAALHRAAEGFEVPRRATPVLLANLHLFAQHDPLAAISGAVRAQPALADYLAAQDWQRTLQELHLPFHRELLPRLAQQQALWTHNDWHASNLLWRDDSATAEVASVLDFGLSDRTFALFDLATALERNCVPWLELDHGGRAAADLDGVDALLAGYASVRPLSRDDLLTLVALLPVLHVDFALSEIAYFHGIVGSRASADVAYHAFLIGHTEWFRRAEGVRLLDHLRALARQRA
- a CDS encoding aldo/keto reductase; its protein translation is MSHRSLGRSGLQVSPLTLGSMMFGGQTDAEVSRRIIDTAFDQGINFIDTADVYNAGRSEEIVGQAIAARRDDWVLASKVGMGQADGRANRNGLSRKHILRSIDASLRRLGTDYLDIYYLHREDQLTPLEESVSAIGDLLRQGKIRYWGVSNYRGWRIAEIANVAERLGVAKPIVSQPLYNLVNRQAEVEQITAAAFHGLGVVPYSPLARGVLSGKYQPGVTPDGDSRAGRNDKRILETEWRDESLQIAQQVKQYAEQRGVGVVEFAIAWVLNNAAVPSAIVGPRTEAHWATYIKALDVRITAEDEAFVDSLVTPGHASTPGYNDPTHFVSGRPLR
- a CDS encoding sulfurtransferase, which encodes MAHPLISAAELAGLLGSQGLLILDASVELHAARHDGDYRVESGYRPWLAQHLPASRHADLLDELSDPEAAFSFALAAPERLGPSLACLGLFGAQHVVVYDRHDGFWAARLWWLLRSLGITARVLDGGLKAWLAAGLPVESGDVAPLPSSPVPELQLDSHLWVDREQVLAVVEGRAPGLLVCALSQALFDGQAVTRYARRGHIPGSLCRPARSLFDAGGRYLPPAQLAEVLGAVLLDDPRPLILYCGGGISAAATALALTLLGRVPVAIYDGSLQEWAADHCLPMTTGAAPA
- a CDS encoding ABC transporter substrate-binding protein, which encodes MSAVRVVLEYFHPWPNSAGFYLARERGWYEEAGIELHLRVPDPFHGDSLEHLLRGDVQFAVFPSNRLLVRRAKGQPLIGVAAINHRGLESIQTLTDFNIHRPRDLQGKRLALNPTPRGLAMVRHLIAADGGDPDAVILVDSGVRELRPEQLASGIADASFGGYWAWEALMDSPIAAERRVVWPVDEIGAPAYHSYLLGAHQHWVDNNPQQVRDFLAVTERGFLAAAADPQSALQAYEASTPYFPSELLSNSLRTIAPSWLHEGRWGEQREALIAPYARWLHEHGVLDDGEAWRGATSNAYLSGARP